The Flavobacterium sp. CBA20B-1 genome includes the window AACGTGTGGGATCAAAATTTCCTTGCAACGTAATGTTTCCGCCAGTTAAGTAGCGTGCGTTTTTAGGCGAGCACGTCCAATCTACACCAAGCGCCGAAGCACCAGATTTTGCCATCACATCTAACGCAAACCAGCAACCTTTTCCAAAAGCAATAACAGGCGCATCGTCTTTTAAAGCATCAATAATTTGTTGAATATATTTCCATGAAAATTCTTGATAATCTTCAGGCGATAACATTCCGCCCCAAGAATCGAACACTTGTACCGCATTGCAACCAGCTTTTACTTTTTCTTTTAAATAAGCAATGGTTGTATCTGTAATTTTTTGAAGCAATTGATGCGCTGCAACAGGATTTGTAAAACAGAATTTTTTGGCTTTATCAAAGTTTTTACTGCCTTGTCCTTGTACACAGTAACACAAGATTGTCCATGGCGAACCAGCAAAACCAATTAACGGAATCTCGTCATTAAGCTTTTCTTTGGTTGCTTTTATCGCTTGGTACACATAGACTAAAGCTTCGGTAACATCGGGTACAATTACGTTGTCTACATCTTTTTGTGTACGGATAGGATTTGGTAAATACGGACCAAAATTAGGTTTCATTTGTACCTCAATATTCATCGCTTGAGGAATCACTAAAATATCACTAAATAAAATAGCCGCATCCATACCGTAACGACGTATAGGTTGTACGGTAATCTCACTTGCTAATTCTGGTGTTTGACAACGTGTAAAGAAATCGTATTTGTCTTTAATTTCCAAAAATTCTGGAAGGTAACGCCCCGCCTGACGCATCATCCACACTGGCGGACGCTCTACGGTTTCTCCTTTTAATGCTCGTAAAAATAAATCGTTTTTTATCATTTTTTTTTAGCTTTAGGCTTAAAACTGTATGCTTTAAGCCAAATTGTTTATCTT containing:
- the hemE gene encoding uroporphyrinogen decarboxylase, whose translation is MIKNDLFLRALKGETVERPPVWMMRQAGRYLPEFLEIKDKYDFFTRCQTPELASEITVQPIRRYGMDAAILFSDILVIPQAMNIEVQMKPNFGPYLPNPIRTQKDVDNVIVPDVTEALVYVYQAIKATKEKLNDEIPLIGFAGSPWTILCYCVQGQGSKNFDKAKKFCFTNPVAAHQLLQKITDTTIAYLKEKVKAGCNAVQVFDSWGGMLSPEDYQEFSWKYIQQIIDALKDDAPVIAFGKGCWFALDVMAKSGASALGVDWTCSPKNARYLTGGNITLQGNFDPTRLYSSPEKIKIMVTDMINQFGKDKYIVNLGHGILPDIPLENAKAFIDAVKEYKK